A single genomic interval of Agromyces cerinus harbors:
- a CDS encoding PH domain-containing protein — protein MPEGPGLQPDETVHDEPQLPEASDTGWLRVSPKYVLVEVVGSIIGMLIFVGVALGAYFLLHWEWALWVAGAIALVSLVGIALEPRRVRSIQYRLRADDLLFRRGIMFQRQVAVPYGRMQLVDITRGPVARALGLADLKFVTAAASSAVTVPGLPMAEADRLRDELVALAESRRAGL, from the coding sequence ATGCCTGAGGGGCCCGGCCTCCAGCCCGATGAGACCGTGCACGACGAGCCGCAACTGCCTGAGGCATCCGACACCGGCTGGCTGCGGGTCTCGCCGAAGTACGTGCTCGTCGAGGTGGTCGGCTCGATCATCGGCATGCTCATCTTCGTGGGCGTCGCCCTCGGGGCCTACTTCCTGCTCCACTGGGAGTGGGCGCTGTGGGTCGCGGGCGCGATCGCCCTGGTCTCGCTCGTCGGCATCGCGCTCGAGCCGCGCCGCGTGCGGTCGATCCAGTACCGCCTGCGCGCCGACGACCTGCTCTTCCGCCGCGGCATCATGTTCCAGCGGCAGGTGGCGGTGCCCTACGGGCGCATGCAACTCGTCGACATCACCCGCGGCCCGGTCGCGCGCGCCCTCGGCCTGGCCGACCTCAAGTTCGTGACCGCGGCGGCGTCGAGCGCGGTCACCGTGCCGGGGCTGCCGATGGCCGAGGCCGATCGCCTCCGCGACGAGCTCGTCGCCCTCGCCGAGTCGCGCCGGGCGGGGCTGTGA
- the folB gene encoding dihydroneopterin aldolase, with product MTELRDRGRGDKITLTGLRVRAHHGVFDFERVEGQEFVIDVSVAVDLAAAAASDDLDRTVHYGELAEAVVAAVERDPVDLIETVAERVAAVALGFPAVDEVEVTVHKPQAPITVPFGDVAVTIVRSRP from the coding sequence GTGACTGAACTGCGCGATCGCGGGCGAGGCGACAAGATCACCCTCACGGGGCTTCGCGTGCGCGCACACCACGGCGTGTTCGACTTCGAGCGCGTCGAGGGACAGGAGTTCGTGATCGACGTCTCCGTCGCCGTCGACCTCGCGGCCGCAGCGGCATCCGATGATCTCGACCGCACCGTGCACTACGGCGAGCTCGCCGAAGCCGTCGTCGCGGCGGTGGAGCGCGACCCGGTCGACCTCATCGAGACCGTCGCCGAGCGGGTCGCAGCAGTGGCACTCGGCTTCCCGGCGGTCGACGAGGTCGAGGTCACCGTGCACAAGCCGCAGGCGCCGATCACCGTGCCGTTCGGCGACGTCGCGGTCACGATCGTGCGGAGCCGGCCATGA
- the folP gene encoding dihydropteroate synthase: protein MPDRTLVMGVVNVTPDSFSDGGRWFDADAAIAHGLELVAAGADILDVGGESTRPGAARVAPEEELRRVVPVIGELAGRGIRVSVDTMRAATAQAAVEAGAEIINDVSAGLADAAMGSIAAETGARYVAMHWRGHSDRMDSLADYTDVAVEVRDELAQRVDALVAAGVAPEKLILDPGLGFAKRGDQNWELLGRLDVLAGLGLPILVGASRKRFLGAMLPETASVTDRDLPTAVVSVLSAQAGAWAVRVHDVQGTRRALDVLGAWQSGRRD from the coding sequence ATGCCTGATCGCACGCTCGTCATGGGTGTGGTGAACGTCACGCCCGACTCCTTCAGCGACGGCGGCCGCTGGTTCGACGCCGATGCGGCGATCGCCCACGGGCTCGAGCTCGTCGCCGCCGGCGCCGACATCCTCGACGTCGGGGGAGAGTCGACCCGACCGGGTGCCGCGCGGGTCGCGCCCGAAGAGGAGCTGCGCCGAGTCGTGCCCGTCATCGGGGAGCTCGCGGGCCGCGGCATCCGGGTGAGCGTCGACACGATGCGCGCCGCAACGGCCCAGGCCGCGGTCGAGGCCGGGGCCGAGATCATCAACGACGTCTCCGCAGGCCTCGCTGATGCGGCGATGGGCTCGATCGCCGCCGAGACCGGTGCACGCTACGTCGCCATGCACTGGCGCGGCCATTCCGACCGCATGGACTCGCTCGCCGACTACACCGACGTCGCCGTCGAGGTGCGCGACGAGCTCGCCCAGCGGGTCGACGCCCTCGTGGCGGCCGGGGTCGCCCCCGAGAAGCTCATCCTCGACCCCGGCCTCGGCTTCGCCAAGCGCGGCGACCAGAACTGGGAACTGCTCGGCCGTCTCGACGTGCTCGCCGGACTCGGGCTGCCGATCCTCGTCGGCGCCTCGCGCAAACGATTCCTCGGCGCGATGCTGCCCGAGACGGCATCCGTCACCGACCGCGACCTTCCGACGGCCGTCGTCAGCGTGCTCTCGGCGCAGGCCGGCGCCTGGGCGGTGCGCGTGCACGACGTGCAGGGCACGCGACGCGCCCTCGACGTCCTCGGCGCATGGCAGAGTGGACGACGTGACTGA
- the folE gene encoding GTP cyclohydrolase I — protein MAGVDAERIQRAVHEILLAIGEDPSRPGLERTPQRVAEAYADFFGGLDVDPQSHLADTVPIGATDAGVPATSDAVVLRDLAFRSVCEHHLLPFVGTAHVAYLPGDRVVGLGRIPAVVDTLARRPQLQERLTEEIADALVAGLDPKGVLVVLDAQHRCVTTRGSRQERSSTVTIASRGALSEPAARSEIITLIGAQTNA, from the coding sequence ATGGCCGGAGTGGACGCCGAGCGCATCCAGCGCGCGGTTCACGAGATCCTGCTCGCGATCGGTGAAGACCCTTCGCGACCGGGGCTCGAGCGCACGCCGCAACGCGTCGCCGAGGCCTACGCCGACTTCTTCGGCGGTCTCGACGTCGATCCGCAGAGTCACCTCGCCGACACGGTTCCGATCGGGGCGACGGATGCCGGCGTGCCGGCGACGTCCGACGCGGTCGTGCTCCGCGACCTCGCGTTCCGGTCCGTCTGCGAGCATCACCTGCTGCCGTTCGTCGGCACGGCGCACGTGGCCTACCTGCCGGGCGACCGGGTGGTCGGGCTCGGCCGCATCCCGGCGGTCGTCGACACGCTCGCCCGTCGACCCCAGTTGCAGGAGCGGCTCACCGAGGAGATCGCCGACGCCCTCGTGGCGGGGCTCGATCCCAAGGGAGTGCTCGTCGTCCTCGATGCCCAGCACCGCTGCGTGACCACGCGGGGCTCGCGTCAGGAGCGCAGCTCCACCGTGACGATCGCGAGCCGCGGCGCACTCTCGGAGCCCGCAGCCCGGAGCGAGATCATCACGCTCATCGGGGCCCAGACGAATGCCTGA
- the hpt gene encoding hypoxanthine phosphoribosyltransferase, producing the protein MYANEIEADLTEVLVTEAEIHAKLAELARRIEADYEGQDLLLVGVLKGAVMVMADLARELAGHINMDWMAVSSYGAGTQSSGVVRIVKDLDTDLTGRHVLIVEDIIDSGLTLSWLLGNLESRGAESVEICALLRKPDAAKVEVDVKYLGFDIPNQFVVGYGLDFAENYRNLRDVAILAPHVYS; encoded by the coding sequence ATGTACGCGAACGAGATCGAAGCCGACCTGACCGAGGTGCTCGTCACCGAAGCCGAGATCCACGCGAAGCTCGCCGAGCTCGCCCGCCGCATCGAGGCCGACTACGAGGGTCAGGACCTGCTGCTCGTCGGCGTGCTGAAGGGCGCGGTCATGGTCATGGCCGACCTCGCGCGCGAGCTCGCCGGGCATATCAACATGGACTGGATGGCCGTCTCCTCCTACGGTGCCGGCACGCAGTCGTCGGGCGTCGTGCGCATCGTGAAGGACCTCGACACCGACCTCACCGGCCGGCACGTGCTCATCGTCGAGGACATCATCGACTCGGGCCTGACGCTCAGCTGGCTGCTCGGCAACCTCGAGTCGCGCGGCGCGGAGTCGGTCGAGATCTGCGCGCTGCTCCGAAAGCCCGACGCGGCGAAGGTCGAGGTCGACGTCAAGTACCTCGGCTTCGACATTCCCAACCAGTTCGTCGTCGGCTACGGTCTCGACTTCGCCGAGAACTACCGGAACCTCCGGGACGTCGCGATCCTCGCGCCGCACGTCTACTCCTGA
- the folK gene encoding 2-amino-4-hydroxy-6-hydroxymethyldihydropteridine diphosphokinase, with amino-acid sequence MTRAVIAFGANLGDREATIAAAVREVAEAPGVDLVAVSPVYETAAVKDAGVDLDAPRYLNGVVVVETALEPHALLDLLQRIELEHGRVRTEHWGDRTLDLDLIDVDGVVLDDDRLTLPHPRAWQRAFVLAPWLDVDPDAELAGRGPIAALRVAASDEVVRR; translated from the coding sequence ATGACGCGCGCCGTCATCGCGTTCGGGGCGAACCTCGGCGACCGTGAGGCGACGATCGCCGCCGCGGTGCGCGAGGTCGCCGAAGCACCCGGAGTCGATCTCGTCGCGGTGTCGCCCGTCTACGAGACCGCGGCCGTCAAGGACGCCGGAGTCGACCTCGACGCACCGCGCTACCTGAACGGCGTCGTCGTCGTCGAGACCGCACTCGAGCCGCACGCACTGCTCGATCTGCTGCAGCGCATCGAGCTCGAGCACGGCCGGGTGCGCACCGAGCACTGGGGCGACCGCACGCTCGACCTCGACCTCATCGACGTCGACGGCGTCGTGCTCGACGACGACCGGCTCACGTTGCCGCACCCGCGCGCCTGGCAGCGGGCGTTCGTGCTGGCCCCGTGGCTCGACGTCGACCCGGATGCCGAGCTCGCCGGGCGGGGGCCGATCGCCGCCCTGCGTGTCGCAGCGTCAGACGAGGTGGTTCGCCGATGA
- a CDS encoding DUF2652 domain-containing protein produces MDSGRAVLLIADIGGYTDYMSSHRMSLAHAEVNTGRMLERMIDAAPGFDLIEIEGDAAFLSLHVDEGETDASIPEILDAAVAMHRAFHLERQYVTANLCPCKGCRGAADLKLKFVAHVGEVAIQTIRDRIKLVGIDVIQVHRMLKNPVDIPEYVLLSEELYRTGHDSVTAPVREVSPDLEGFGTVRAYFVDVGDLEETPQPLPSPSWPKRIGQTFAAVGPGLPYMLGMRDTRRAASAQ; encoded by the coding sequence ATGGACTCCGGCCGTGCCGTGCTGCTGATCGCCGACATCGGTGGATACACCGACTACATGAGCTCCCACCGCATGAGTCTCGCGCACGCCGAGGTCAACACCGGTCGCATGCTCGAACGCATGATCGACGCCGCTCCCGGATTCGATCTCATCGAGATCGAGGGCGATGCCGCCTTCCTCTCGCTGCACGTCGACGAGGGTGAAACGGATGCCTCGATCCCCGAGATCCTCGACGCCGCGGTCGCCATGCACCGCGCCTTCCACCTCGAGCGGCAGTACGTCACGGCGAACCTGTGCCCGTGCAAGGGATGCAGGGGGGCCGCCGACCTCAAGCTGAAGTTCGTGGCGCACGTCGGCGAGGTCGCCATCCAGACCATCCGCGATCGCATCAAGCTCGTGGGCATCGACGTCATCCAGGTGCACCGCATGCTCAAGAACCCCGTCGACATCCCCGAATACGTGCTGCTCTCCGAGGAGCTCTACCGCACCGGTCATGATTCGGTGACGGCTCCCGTGCGCGAGGTGTCGCCCGATCTCGAGGGCTTCGGCACCGTGCGCGCGTACTTCGTCGACGTGGGCGATCTCGAGGAGACGCCCCAGCCGCTGCCGTCGCCCTCGTGGCCGAAGCGCATCGGGCAGACGTTCGCCGCGGTGGGCCCGGGGCTGCCGTACATGCTCGGAATGCGCGACACCCGCCGCGCGGCATCCGCTCAGTGA
- a CDS encoding DUF3180 domain-containing protein codes for MRRTHPSTIVAFVLAGIVAGYLIDLAIVSNGSKAIVPPLSLPITLAGVAALVVAFAWPIRRAVKGKATKHLDPFRAMRTAVLAKACSLSGALMLGFGLGITLFLLTRSVVPSAATIWLAVATAIGAALLMAGGLIAEYFCTLPPDDTDTEKKEHAHA; via the coding sequence ATGAGGCGCACGCACCCCTCCACCATCGTCGCCTTCGTGCTCGCGGGCATCGTCGCCGGCTACCTCATCGACCTCGCGATCGTCTCGAACGGGTCGAAGGCGATCGTGCCCCCGCTCTCGCTCCCGATCACCCTCGCGGGGGTCGCAGCGCTCGTCGTGGCGTTCGCCTGGCCGATCCGCCGTGCCGTCAAGGGCAAGGCGACCAAGCACCTCGACCCGTTCCGCGCCATGCGCACCGCCGTGCTCGCGAAGGCCTGCAGCCTGAGCGGTGCGCTCATGCTCGGCTTCGGCCTCGGCATCACCCTGTTCCTGTTGACGCGCAGCGTCGTGCCGTCGGCCGCGACGATCTGGCTCGCCGTCGCCACGGCGATCGGCGCGGCCCTGCTCATGGCCGGGGGGCTCATCGCGGAGTACTTCTGCACCCTGCCGCCCGACGACACCGACACCGAGAAGAAAGAGCACGCGCATGCCTGA
- the ftsH gene encoding ATP-dependent zinc metalloprotease FtsH gives MNIKKILRGPIIYILLAIVAVWIGSSLITASGFKEVSTQEGLDLLNKGKVAAVKIVDGENRVDLTLAKEDDELGKQVQFYYVTPRGADIVAAVDAADPADGFNDEVPQPNWFLSMLGILLPLVLIGLFFWIMLSGMQGGGNKVMQFGKSKAKLVSKESPKVTFDDVAGADEAIEELHEIKEFLKEPAKFQAVGARIPKGVLLYGPPGTGKTLLARAVAGEAGVPFYSISGSDFVEMFVGVGASRVRDLFDQAKQNAPAIIFVDEIDAVGRHRGAGLGGGHDEREQTLNQLLVEMDGFDPKTNVILIAATNRPDILDPALLRPGRFDRQIGVDAPDMKGRQKILEVHSKGKPLANGVDLEVLARKTPGFTGADLANVLNEAALLTARSNAQLIDNRALDEAVDRVIAGPQRRSRVMKDKEKLITAYHEGGHALAAAAMNYTDPVTKITILPRGRALGYTMVMPLEDKYSVSRNELLDQLAYAMGGRVAEEIVFHDPSTGASNDIEKATSTARKMVTEYGMSANVGAVKLGQSQGEVFLGRDMGHQRDYSEEVAETVDLEVRALIEQAHDEAWQVLNDNRDILDKLAAELLENETLDHKQIAEIFKDVKKLPERPLWLSSDKRPVSDRPPIAFPTQKMPIDQGAVDGGVDSGELPVEDEAPARAPQSNPRPATA, from the coding sequence ATGAACATCAAGAAGATCCTGCGCGGGCCGATCATCTACATTCTGCTCGCGATCGTCGCCGTGTGGATCGGGTCGAGCCTCATCACCGCATCGGGTTTCAAAGAGGTGTCGACGCAAGAGGGCCTCGACCTCCTCAACAAAGGCAAGGTCGCCGCCGTCAAGATCGTCGACGGCGAGAACCGCGTCGACCTCACGCTCGCGAAGGAGGACGACGAGCTCGGCAAGCAGGTGCAGTTCTACTACGTCACCCCGCGCGGCGCCGACATCGTCGCCGCCGTCGACGCGGCCGACCCGGCAGACGGCTTCAACGACGAGGTGCCGCAGCCGAACTGGTTCCTCTCGATGCTCGGCATCCTGCTGCCGCTCGTGCTCATCGGCCTCTTCTTCTGGATCATGCTGTCGGGCATGCAGGGCGGCGGCAACAAGGTCATGCAGTTCGGCAAGTCGAAGGCGAAGCTCGTCTCCAAGGAGAGCCCCAAGGTCACCTTCGACGACGTCGCGGGCGCCGACGAGGCGATCGAGGAGCTGCATGAGATCAAGGAGTTCCTGAAGGAGCCCGCGAAGTTCCAGGCCGTCGGCGCGCGCATCCCCAAGGGCGTGCTGCTCTACGGCCCTCCCGGCACCGGCAAGACGCTGCTCGCCCGCGCGGTCGCGGGTGAGGCCGGCGTGCCGTTCTACTCGATCTCGGGCTCCGACTTCGTCGAGATGTTCGTCGGCGTCGGCGCGTCCCGCGTGCGCGACCTCTTCGACCAGGCGAAGCAGAACGCGCCCGCCATCATCTTCGTCGACGAGATCGACGCTGTCGGCCGCCACCGCGGCGCCGGCCTCGGCGGCGGTCACGACGAGCGCGAGCAGACGCTCAACCAGCTGCTCGTCGAGATGGACGGCTTCGACCCGAAGACCAACGTCATCCTCATCGCGGCGACGAACCGCCCCGACATCCTCGACCCCGCACTGCTGCGTCCGGGCCGCTTCGACCGCCAGATCGGCGTCGACGCCCCCGACATGAAGGGTCGCCAGAAGATCCTCGAGGTGCACTCGAAGGGCAAGCCACTCGCCAACGGCGTCGACCTCGAGGTGCTCGCGCGCAAGACCCCGGGCTTCACCGGTGCCGACCTCGCGAACGTGCTCAACGAGGCCGCGCTGCTCACGGCTCGCTCGAACGCGCAGCTCATCGACAACCGCGCCCTCGATGAGGCCGTCGACCGCGTCATCGCCGGCCCGCAGCGTCGTTCCCGCGTCATGAAAGACAAGGAGAAGCTCATCACGGCCTACCACGAGGGCGGCCACGCCCTCGCTGCGGCGGCGATGAACTACACCGACCCCGTCACGAAGATCACGATCCTGCCGCGCGGCCGTGCCCTCGGCTACACGATGGTGATGCCGCTCGAAGACAAGTACTCCGTCAGCCGCAACGAGCTGCTCGACCAGCTCGCCTACGCGATGGGCGGCCGCGTCGCCGAAGAGATCGTCTTCCACGACCCCTCGACCGGCGCATCGAACGACATCGAGAAGGCCACCTCGACGGCACGCAAGATGGTGACCGAATACGGCATGAGCGCGAACGTCGGCGCCGTCAAGCTCGGCCAGTCGCAGGGCGAGGTCTTCCTCGGCCGCGACATGGGCCACCAGCGCGACTACTCCGAAGAGGTCGCCGAGACGGTCGACCTCGAGGTGCGCGCGCTCATCGAGCAGGCGCACGACGAGGCCTGGCAGGTGCTCAACGACAACCGCGACATCCTCGACAAGCTGGCCGCCGAACTGCTCGAGAACGAGACGCTCGACCACAAGCAGATCGCCGAGATCTTCAAGGACGTGAAGAAGCTGCCCGAGCGTCCGCTGTGGCTCTCGAGCGACAAGCGCCCGGTCTCCGACCGTCCGCCGATCGCGTTCCCGACCCAGAAGATGCCGATCGATCAGGGTGCCGTCGACGGCGGTGTCGACTCCGGTGAGCTGCCCGTCGAAGACGAGGCGCCGGCACGCGCACCGCAGTCGAACCCGCGGCCCGCGACCGCCTAG
- a CDS encoding MFS transporter, producing the protein MGDGRRRGRVRDAAAAFTSNWRNPNLRRAQLSFLGAWTAEWAFTVALGIVAYRDGGAAALGLVGLLRMVPSAILAPLLSPIADRGRRERVLILVSIVRGLATAAAAVVAAVAGPPAVIYALAILSTIAATLYRPAHSALLPSLCRTGHELASANVVRGLLDSAATLVGPLIAAVLLQFTGVDVVFAVAAAASFWAAALLARLKYDAPPRPPAPRRPNLAREAAEGVRAVTANRDLMLILGLAAAQALTRGALTVLSVVVAIELLGTGEPGVGALMTAVGVGAVLGSLAASLLVGTGRLGAWFAVGVGLWGLPFTLVGLAPYEAPALGLLAFVGVGNALVDVAGFTLIARMAPDEVLARVFGVLESLVAVFIGIGAIVASTMIEWFGVQTALIAIGLVCPVLALASLPRLRSMDRTVDVLDEDIGLLQQVPMFRTLPLPSIEQLARGLEPVGVPAGASVFTQGDVGDRYYVIETGEADVVGDGRVVATLGPGEGFGEIALLRRTRRTASVVARSALGLRALGSDRFLPVVLGYTASAQEAAVVVEDQLDRYSPNERLDDPPS; encoded by the coding sequence ATGGGCGATGGTCGGCGCCGCGGCAGGGTTCGCGACGCTGCCGCTGCGTTCACGAGCAACTGGCGCAATCCGAACCTGCGCCGCGCCCAGCTGAGCTTCCTCGGCGCGTGGACCGCCGAGTGGGCGTTCACCGTCGCGCTCGGCATCGTCGCGTACCGTGACGGCGGCGCCGCAGCGCTCGGTCTCGTCGGGCTGCTCCGCATGGTGCCGTCGGCGATCCTCGCCCCGCTGCTCTCACCCATCGCCGACCGGGGGCGCCGCGAGCGCGTGCTCATCCTCGTGTCGATCGTGCGCGGGCTCGCGACGGCGGCAGCTGCCGTGGTCGCCGCCGTGGCGGGGCCTCCGGCGGTCATCTATGCGCTCGCGATCCTGTCCACGATCGCCGCGACGCTCTACCGCCCGGCGCACTCCGCGTTGCTCCCATCGCTCTGCCGCACCGGGCACGAGCTCGCGAGCGCGAACGTCGTGCGCGGCCTGCTCGACTCCGCGGCCACACTCGTCGGCCCGCTGATCGCCGCGGTGCTGCTGCAGTTCACCGGGGTCGACGTGGTGTTCGCCGTGGCGGCGGCCGCGTCGTTCTGGGCGGCGGCCCTGCTCGCGCGACTGAAGTACGACGCCCCGCCGCGTCCGCCGGCGCCGCGGCGCCCGAACCTCGCCAGGGAGGCGGCGGAGGGCGTGCGGGCGGTCACCGCGAACCGCGACCTGATGCTCATCCTCGGGCTCGCCGCGGCGCAGGCGCTCACGCGGGGTGCGCTCACGGTGCTCTCGGTCGTCGTCGCGATCGAGTTGCTCGGCACCGGCGAGCCCGGCGTCGGCGCCCTGATGACCGCCGTCGGCGTGGGCGCCGTGCTCGGGTCGCTCGCGGCATCCCTGCTCGTCGGCACCGGCCGGCTGGGAGCCTGGTTCGCCGTCGGGGTCGGGCTCTGGGGCCTGCCCTTCACCCTCGTCGGCCTCGCGCCATATGAGGCACCCGCGCTCGGGCTGCTCGCCTTCGTCGGCGTCGGCAACGCGCTGGTCGACGTCGCCGGGTTCACGCTCATCGCCCGCATGGCCCCCGACGAGGTGCTCGCCCGCGTCTTCGGTGTGCTCGAGAGCCTCGTTGCCGTCTTCATCGGCATCGGCGCCATCGTCGCCTCGACGATGATCGAGTGGTTCGGCGTGCAGACCGCACTCATCGCGATCGGACTCGTGTGCCCCGTGCTCGCACTCGCGTCGCTGCCGCGACTCCGGAGCATGGACCGCACGGTCGACGTGCTCGACGAGGACATCGGGCTGCTCCAGCAGGTGCCCATGTTCCGCACCCTGCCGCTGCCCTCGATCGAGCAGCTCGCGCGGGGACTCGAGCCCGTCGGGGTGCCCGCCGGAGCGTCCGTGTTCACACAGGGCGACGTCGGCGACCGCTACTACGTGATCGAGACGGGCGAGGCCGACGTGGTGGGCGACGGCCGGGTCGTCGCGACACTCGGCCCGGGCGAGGGATTCGGCGAGATCGCGCTGCTGCGCCGCACGCGCCGCACGGCCTCGGTCGTCGCGAGGAGCGCCCTCGGCCTGCGGGCGCTCGGGTCGGACCGCTTCCTGCCCGTCGTGCTCGGCTACACGGCGAGCGCCCAGGAGGCGGCGGTCGTCGTCGAAGACCAGCTCGACCGCTACTCGCCGAACGAACGACTGGACGACCCGCCCTCCTGA
- the tilS gene encoding tRNA lysidine(34) synthetase TilS, with protein MPPDQQTDAAAPRRPRLTPPIADVRRAVRTALPTGSDAARDPLLLVALSGGADSLALAAAAAFEAPRAGWRAGAVIVDHGLQPGSAEVAAAAATTARELGLDPVLVRRVEVASAGSPSSGGPEASARDARYAALDAAAVETGAALVLLGHTLDDQAETVLLGLARGSGAASLSGMPARTGRYARPLLGIRRATTRQACLDAGLAPWDDPHNLDPAYARVRVRERVLPVLEAELGPGIAEALARTAEHLREDEAAFAEQIEEFIEEICEPAEAGIAISVGALAANPAALRQRIIRHVVGSEFGVSLSRAQTLEVARLVTDWHGQGPIDLPGGVLATRAGRHIVLSTTGSTEILPHDH; from the coding sequence ATGCCTCCTGACCAGCAGACGGATGCCGCGGCCCCCCGCCGCCCGCGACTGACACCCCCGATCGCCGACGTGCGCCGGGCCGTGCGCACCGCGCTTCCCACCGGTTCGGATGCCGCGCGCGATCCGCTCCTGCTCGTCGCCCTCTCGGGCGGCGCCGACTCGCTCGCGCTCGCCGCGGCCGCCGCCTTCGAGGCGCCCCGGGCGGGCTGGCGCGCAGGCGCGGTCATCGTCGACCACGGGCTGCAGCCCGGTTCGGCCGAAGTCGCCGCCGCCGCGGCGACGACTGCGCGGGAGCTCGGGCTCGACCCCGTGCTCGTGCGCCGCGTCGAGGTCGCCTCGGCAGGCTCGCCGAGCAGCGGCGGGCCCGAGGCATCCGCTCGCGATGCCCGGTATGCCGCCCTCGACGCGGCAGCCGTCGAGACCGGCGCCGCGCTGGTGCTGCTCGGCCACACGCTCGACGACCAGGCCGAGACCGTGCTGCTCGGACTCGCCCGCGGTTCGGGCGCCGCGAGCCTCTCGGGCATGCCCGCGCGCACCGGTCGCTACGCGAGGCCGCTGCTCGGCATCCGCCGGGCGACCACGCGACAGGCCTGCCTCGACGCCGGGCTCGCACCGTGGGACGATCCGCACAACCTCGACCCCGCCTACGCCAGGGTGCGGGTGCGCGAACGCGTGCTTCCCGTGCTCGAGGCCGAGCTCGGGCCGGGCATCGCCGAGGCGCTCGCGCGCACGGCCGAGCACCTCCGCGAAGACGAGGCGGCGTTCGCCGAGCAGATCGAGGAGTTCATCGAGGAGATCTGCGAGCCGGCAGAGGCAGGCATCGCGATCTCGGTCGGCGCCCTCGCGGCGAACCCGGCGGCGCTGCGCCAACGCATCATCCGGCACGTCGTCGGCAGCGAGTTCGGCGTCTCGCTCTCACGGGCGCAGACGCTCGAGGTCGCTCGCCTCGTGACCGACTGGCACGGGCAGGGGCCGATCGACCTGCCCGGCGGAGTGCTCGCGACTCGGGCGGGCCGGCACATCGTGCTGAGCACGACCGGGTCGACCGAGATCCTTCCCCACGACCACTGA